A region of the Arenibacter antarcticus genome:
AATGAGAGCAATGCGATGCTAAAAGAAGCTTTTATTAAGGAAGATTATATTTATTATTTGGAGGAGGATATCGCAACCTATAACTATAAAAATCTCGGTTGGTGGACCTACCAGATGGAGGAACTTAAGAAATATGAAAAGAGCAAAATTCTTGCTGAGCGGCAAATGGGGAAGCGACTCCTAGGATTTATTAATGCCCTGATAGAAGATAATATTGATGTGTTGGAGGCCGAAAAAGAGATCGATTATGATGCTTTAAGCCTAGTTTGGATGCTGAAAACTATCACCCAGCCAAAGGAATATGATTATTATTTGAAAATTATTGCCAAGAGTGCGGAAGTAGAGGACTTTGGCACCTCTCTATTCTATTTGGAGGAATTATTGAAGAACGGATATACCGATAAGGCAAAATTGTACCAACTTGAAAATACTGCCCTCCTGAGAATTACCCCAGAGTTTAATCAAATTGTGGAAAAGTACCTTAAGGAAGCGCGCTATGAACCTATTGAAGATTAGTTAGATATAGGCAGTTTTCTGTTTAAGGGGTTTTTCCGGTAATTTATAACAACGCTTTGGATAAGAATTTTCCTATTACTTGTCCAGGGAATTCTAGTTTCAAGACTTTTTTGGCCTTCATATTGTTATTGACCCTTGGTATAGGGTTTATAGTTGAGGTGGGGTATATGTCCCAAATAGATTTATTTAAGCAAAAAAGATGTGTATTTTTGCTATAAAAAGGGAGCTATGTGGAGATTGACGTTGATTTCAATTATTTGTTTATTAGGTTGTAAGGAGAGCAAGAAGTATCACGATACCCAGCATACTAGTGAATTGGTAGCGAATGCTGGTGAGTTGACCGATGTTTTTCAATTTCAGGATAAATTGAACAGGGAATTCAAGAACCCAGAAACTTCGCCATTACCAGATCGATATCGAAAGAACTTTACAAGTTTAGATTTTTTTGTTCCAGATAGTACGTATCGGATTACAGCAAAATTTACTAGAACTCCAGAGGCCTTGCCTTTTTTTATGCCTACAACCACTGGTGGAAAAACAGAGGAACTGGTTTATGCAATAATCAATTTTCAACTGAATGGAAAGGAACATGAATTGGAAGTATATCAAAACACCGAATTAATACAACAGGCGCAATATAAAGACTATCTTTTCTTGCCATTTTCCGATCTTACCAATGGGGAGGAAACTTATGGGGGCGGAAGATATTTGGACTTGCGAATTCCCGAAGGGAATACTATTGTGTTAGATTTCAACAAGGCCTACAACCCTTATTGTGCTTATAACGCAAAATATTCCTGTCCCGTTGTTCCTAAACAAAACAGGTTGGACACCCACATTAGTGCTGGGGTAAAGACGTTTTCCAACTAACAAAATAAAAGGTCTGATCATCATGTTGATCAGACCTTTTATTTATAAGATTTGTCTTTCTGCTAAAAAGCATATATAGCTGCAATTACCAGGGAGGACATGCTTTTTTGGGGTTGTAGATTTTTATCCAAAAAATTAAAGGATTCATCCGATGAACTGTCCAGTCTAATTTCCGGTTTTATGGTCAAATCTCCTATTTTAGCGCTTCCTGTTAGTGTTATGGCGAAAACATCGGAGTCCGCTTCACCGGTGCCAATGGCACCATAATCGCCCATTTCAGTGAAATATTCCCCCCTTAATCCAAGGGAGAAATTATCTGAAGTAGCGTATTGTGGATAAAGCGCAACTCCAGCAAACCCTAGGCCGTCATGATCATAAAGAGCAGCGTTTATTCCCAGATAAAACTGATCGGATACATCCAATCCACCAGTAAAGTCAATCTCATAAGCTCCATCATCGGTCAATACATTCAAATACTGCCCGTTATAGCCTAATTGTGCGCCAAAGGCGTATTTTCCTGTGGAATTTAATTCCGTTTGATCGGTGGGGTTCATTGCTGCTAACATAAGACTAAATGTGTCGGACAAGGCGATATCTACTTTTAGGCCAGTATGTGAAAACGGTCCATAAGAAAATAAATAGGAGGTGCTATAATTGAAATTTCCCATTGGGGAAATTACCTCGTACCCAAAAAACGTATTAAAATTTCCGAAAGTCAATTTCACCGATTCATGTACCTTCCAATACACATATAGTTGGTTCACTATATTTCCGGTTGCGGAATAAATTGGAGAAGCAAAAATAGCATCGGTGCCCCTAGGGCCAAATACCAAATCGCTGACAAAACCTACTTTCTCTCCTTCGTAACTTATTATGGCATTGGCCATTCCCAAAGCAAATCCAGGTAAATTGGCAAAAGAGCTGCCGGGAGCGGCGTTGGGTAATTTGGAGGAATCGTCAAAACCATTATCCCTGTTCAGGTTAACCCGATAATAAGCGTCTACGCTTCCTGTTAGGGAGAATTTGGTATCTTTTTGCTCCTTATCCTGCGAAAAAATGTGGGCAGATAGGAGGGTTAATACGGATACTAGGAAATATTTTACGTAATTTGTGTGAATGATCTTTTTCATAATTCAATAGTTTGTATCCTGGTATGGATGTTAAAATAAATTGATGTTTTTGTTGGAAAGGGTTATTAACGGAGCGTTCTACAAAACGCTCCGTTATCTTTTTAGTATAGGTTTATTAATGTTGGTTCATTCTAAAATCGGCGTAGGCATCCATACCGTGTTCGTGAATATCCAAGCCTTCCATTTCCTCTTCTGTAGACACCCTAATTCCCGATGCTTTTTTAATGGTCGTTAGAATTATAAACGCCATAACAGAACAGAACAGTCCAACAATGGCAACTCCTGAAAGTTGATATAGAAACTGTGTGATTCCGGCCTTGGCGCCAAAAATACCCACGGCTAGAGTGCCCCATATGCCACATATAAGGTGTACGGCAACGGCTCCTACAGGATCATCTAATCTTAGGCGATCGATCAATGCAACTCCGAGAATAATTACACATCCAGCTATTGCCCCAATAAGAATGGCTTCTGAGGGCGACATTAAATCTGCCCCTGCGGTGATACCTACCAATCCGCCCAAAATTCCATTTAGCATCATGGTAAGGTCGTAATTTTTGTAGCGTATATAGTAAAGTATAAACGCCCCTATTCCACCTGCAGCACCAGCGAGACAGGTGGTGACCAAGACGATGGAAGTACTGGCTGGATCTGCCGATAATACAGAACCTCCATTAAAGCCAAACCAGCCTAACCATAGAATAAGTACCCCAGCGGTAGCCAAAGGAATATTATGGCCTGGAATGGCATTGGGCTTTCCGTCTTCGCCAAATTTACCTATTCTTGGTCCTAAAATATAAATTGCCATTAATGCGGCCCATCCCCCAACGGAATGTACTAAGGTTGACCCTGCGAAATCGTGAAATCCGGCATTCTCACCGCCAAGTGTGGATAAAAATCCTCCACCCCATTGCCAAGATCCTACTATAGGATATATAAAAGCGATATATAAAACGGTGAACAACATAAACTGTCCCAATTTTATTCTTTCTGCAACCGCCCCGGAGACAATCGTTGCTGCCGTGGCAGCAAACATTCCTTGGAACAAGAAATCTGTCCAATAAGTATACCCTTCATTATAGCTGAGGTCTAAACTGCCGTTAGCTAATAAGGGGGCTTCTAGGCCAAATCCTGCAAAACCAAAAAACCCGTTAAAACTACCTGGGTACATGAGGTTAAAACCTATGAAATAGTAAAGTATTAGTCCAGTACAGATGATAAATATGTTCTTGAATAGTATATTGATAGTGTTTTTTTGTCTTGTTAGACCAATTTCTAATAATGAAAATCCTAAATGCATGAAAAATACGAGAGCCGTACAGATCATCATCCATACATTGTTTGCTGTAAATAGTCCTATGTCCATATTGTGTTTGTTTATTAGTTGCT
Encoded here:
- a CDS encoding ammonium transporter, producing MDIGLFTANNVWMMICTALVFFMHLGFSLLEIGLTRQKNTINILFKNIFIICTGLILYYFIGFNLMYPGSFNGFFGFAGFGLEAPLLANGSLDLSYNEGYTYWTDFLFQGMFAATAATIVSGAVAERIKLGQFMLFTVLYIAFIYPIVGSWQWGGGFLSTLGGENAGFHDFAGSTLVHSVGGWAALMAIYILGPRIGKFGEDGKPNAIPGHNIPLATAGVLILWLGWFGFNGGSVLSADPASTSIVLVTTCLAGAAGGIGAFILYYIRYKNYDLTMMLNGILGGLVGITAGADLMSPSEAILIGAIAGCVIILGVALIDRLRLDDPVGAVAVHLICGIWGTLAVGIFGAKAGITQFLYQLSGVAIVGLFCSVMAFIILTTIKKASGIRVSTEEEMEGLDIHEHGMDAYADFRMNQH
- a CDS encoding outer membrane beta-barrel protein, with protein sequence MKKIIHTNYVKYFLVSVLTLLSAHIFSQDKEQKDTKFSLTGSVDAYYRVNLNRDNGFDDSSKLPNAAPGSSFANLPGFALGMANAIISYEGEKVGFVSDLVFGPRGTDAIFASPIYSATGNIVNQLYVYWKVHESVKLTFGNFNTFFGYEVISPMGNFNYSTSYLFSYGPFSHTGLKVDIALSDTFSLMLAAMNPTDQTELNSTGKYAFGAQLGYNGQYLNVLTDDGAYEIDFTGGLDVSDQFYLGINAALYDHDGLGFAGVALYPQYATSDNFSLGLRGEYFTEMGDYGAIGTGEADSDVFAITLTGSAKIGDLTIKPEIRLDSSSDESFNFLDKNLQPQKSMSSLVIAAIYAF
- a CDS encoding DUF1684 domain-containing protein is translated as MWRLTLISIICLLGCKESKKYHDTQHTSELVANAGELTDVFQFQDKLNREFKNPETSPLPDRYRKNFTSLDFFVPDSTYRITAKFTRTPEALPFFMPTTTGGKTEELVYAIINFQLNGKEHELEVYQNTELIQQAQYKDYLFLPFSDLTNGEETYGGGRYLDLRIPEGNTIVLDFNKAYNPYCAYNAKYSCPVVPKQNRLDTHISAGVKTFSN